The Methanomethylovorans hollandica DSM 15978 genome includes a region encoding these proteins:
- a CDS encoding nucleotide-binding protein — translation MNILFQGGWSKNRDLPNEKELVDNFCLSFARHLLSEDHHVILTTLGEYDFLIANEIARLCKETGKNPKNYITFLLPEKISQIPEIGKVIKLPKCRWWLEERALLVQKADLLIAIGGGKGTAECIRRAFLDRKKVFVAPLTKTSKHSWYQRPSEYYYLNPNDAEFVKEVNISADEFFDKVFRIIAALKAVNYGRRVFVVHGRNHHIRDKLVQILKKMDFEPEVLEPESAKGLTIIEYLETISMTVDFCFVIYTPEDVGKITGGEEEPRARQNVIFEHGLLIGALGRNKVCALMCGNVTMP, via the coding sequence ATGAATATACTTTTTCAAGGTGGTTGGAGTAAAAATCGAGATTTACCAAATGAAAAAGAACTGGTGGATAATTTTTGTCTTTCTTTTGCAAGGCATTTACTATCTGAGGACCACCATGTAATATTGACTACTCTTGGGGAATATGACTTTTTGATCGCTAACGAAATCGCACGATTATGCAAAGAAACGGGTAAAAATCCAAAAAATTATATTACTTTTTTATTACCCGAAAAAATTTCCCAGATTCCAGAAATCGGAAAAGTCATAAAACTTCCCAAATGTCGTTGGTGGTTAGAAGAAAGAGCATTACTCGTTCAAAAAGCAGATCTGTTGATAGCCATTGGTGGTGGTAAAGGGACTGCTGAGTGCATTCGTAGAGCTTTTTTGGATAGAAAAAAAGTATTTGTTGCCCCTCTTACTAAAACTAGTAAACACTCTTGGTATCAGAGACCATCTGAATATTATTACTTAAATCCGAATGACGCCGAATTTGTAAAAGAGGTCAATATTTCTGCAGATGAGTTTTTTGATAAAGTTTTTAGGATCATTGCTGCTTTAAAAGCCGTCAATTATGGTAGACGTGTTTTTGTTGTTCATGGAAGGAACCACCATATAAGAGATAAATTGGTACAAATATTAAAGAAAATGGATTTTGAACCTGAGGTGTTGGAACCCGAAAGTGCAAAAGGATTGACAATTATTGAGTATTTAGAAACAATATCTATGACTGTTGATTTTTGTTTTGTAATCTATACTCCAGAAGATGTCGGAAAAATAACTGGAGGGGAAGAAGAACCTCGCGCAAGACAAAATGTTATTTTTGAACATGGATTGTTAATTGGAGCGTTGGGTCGCAATAAGGTTTGTGCTTTGATGTGTGGAAATGTAACTATGCCTTGA
- a CDS encoding IS256 family transposase has product MNLYDLLEDYFVDGEDSVRTLITWFLNPVMEFEALQQSGADTYERNDSRNVQRNGYRKRSLTTRHRTLELLKPQLREIPFQTQVFERYSRTEKALANAIMESYLQGVSTRKIKHIISQLGIENVSASRVSRITQELDEKVREFISKPIEQGIKYLLVDATYFNIRDSARYTNKALFVVAGVRKDGYMEILGARIADGEDAMFREDLFTDLKKRGLRGVEMIISDGHKGLQRAVTTSFPGSSWQMCHVHLIRAVLKTIPKKHQKEVAEKIKEAMEDPLQLSKVVEYLGERKLNKAIETLARFHFGTHNCQAFPKEHCRKIRTTNILECVNRELKRRSKVIGAFPNEEALLRLSVSILIDINEEWITGNRYLNMED; this is encoded by the coding sequence ATGAATCTATATGACCTGTTAGAAGATTACTTCGTCGATGGTGAAGATTCTGTAAGAACCCTCATAACCTGGTTCTTGAACCCGGTTATGGAATTTGAAGCCTTACAGCAGTCTGGTGCAGATACATATGAAAGGAATGATAGCAGGAATGTTCAAAGAAACGGTTATAGAAAACGATCACTGACAACCAGACATAGAACACTTGAGTTGTTGAAACCTCAGTTACGTGAAATTCCATTCCAAACTCAAGTATTCGAAAGATATTCTCGAACTGAAAAAGCATTAGCAAATGCTATAATGGAATCGTATCTGCAAGGAGTGTCTACTAGAAAAATAAAGCATATCATCTCTCAGCTAGGAATTGAGAACGTCTCTGCTTCCAGAGTATCAAGGATCACTCAGGAACTGGATGAGAAGGTTCGAGAATTTATTTCTAAACCAATAGAACAGGGGATCAAGTACCTGTTAGTTGATGCTACTTACTTTAATATAAGGGATAGCGCGCGATATACAAACAAAGCTTTGTTTGTAGTTGCAGGTGTGAGGAAAGATGGATATATGGAAATTCTGGGAGCAAGGATAGCAGATGGAGAAGATGCAATGTTTAGGGAAGATCTCTTTACTGACCTTAAGAAAAGAGGACTAAGAGGAGTAGAAATGATCATCTCAGATGGTCACAAAGGTCTCCAGAGAGCAGTAACAACTTCATTTCCGGGATCTAGCTGGCAGATGTGTCATGTGCATTTGATAAGAGCTGTATTGAAGACAATACCAAAAAAGCATCAAAAGGAAGTAGCAGAGAAGATAAAGGAAGCTATGGAAGATCCATTGCAGTTATCTAAAGTGGTAGAATACCTAGGGGAAAGAAAGTTAAACAAGGCTATTGAAACATTGGCCAGATTCCACTTCGGTACTCATAACTGTCAGGCATTTCCAAAAGAGCATTGTAGAAAGATAAGAACTACTAACATCCTAGAATGTGTAAACAGGGAACTTAAAAGAAGAAGTAAAGTCATTGGTGCATTTCCCAATGAAGAAGCTCTATTGAGACTTTCAGTCTCAATATTGATCGATATCAATGAAGAGTGGATCACTGGAAACAGATATTTAAATATGGAAGATTAA